The following are encoded together in the Salvelinus alpinus chromosome 29, SLU_Salpinus.1, whole genome shotgun sequence genome:
- the LOC139559421 gene encoding XK-related protein 8-like — translation MLEQPQTCGIEIYSVIMEEDGGSPLFKYPVSDFLLTVSGLVFFLLDVGLAAWAVVSFYQEEDYVFMGLLVFLLLGSSALVQAFSWLWYHYDKDGTETRTESLVKNLCSLKILHLFQMGVYLRYAGVVRISICGFCCGKRYMDSDAVYLTHDLSLLRLIEAFSESTPQLVLMITIIVQRGEVEPITILKALGSASAIAVSVTMYHRSLRSFLPDKAKQGWFSSVVYFLWNLLLIGPRVAAVALFASAFPCFITAHFLSSWMVLFFFAWRLKTDFMDSAGGEWLYRATIGLIWYFSWFNVIKGDTRCQSTLYHTWIGVDIGMLCGLWVWQMKKNPPYLELPLDPYVILGIMISFYIVGLGLKVIYYKYSHPKITQLREDECCLEPEPRSEPEYLTSDCHDEVDSRLMSHRMGPTEPVKTSSGPPEPVIRVNKRMRNLADNFYS, via the exons ATGTTAGAGCAACCGCAAACGTGTGGAATTGAGATTTACTCAGTCATCATGGAGGAGGACGGGGGAAGCCCTCTCTTCAAGTACCCAGTATCTGACTTCCTGTTGACAGTCAGTGGTCTGGTGTTCTTTCTCCTGGATGTGGGACTGGCTGCGTGGGCGGTGGTGTCTTTTTATCAGGAAGAGGACTATGTGTTCATGGGACTGCTGGTGTTTCTACTCCTAGGTTCCTCAGCCCTGGTCCAGGCTTTCAGCTGGCTGTGGTACCACTATGACAAGGACGGGACTGAGACCAGGACTGAGAGCCTTGTGAAGAACCTCTGCTCTCTCAAGATCCTACATCTTTTCCAGATGGGAGTCTACCTCAG ATATGCTGGTGTGGTGAGGATCTCGATATGTGGCTTCTGCTGTGGAAAGCGTTACATGGACAGCGATGCTGTGTATCTGACCCATGACCTAAGCCTGCTGCGCCTCATCGAGGCTTTCTCTGAGAGCACCCCACAGCTTGTCCTCATGATCACTATCATTGTCCAGAGGGGAGAGGTTGAGCCCATCACAA tcttgaAGGCACTTGGTTCAGCATCTGCCATCGCCGTCAGTGTGACCATGTACCACCGTTCCCTGCGCTCCTTCCTCCCTGACAAGGCCAAGCAGGGCTGGTTCTCCTCCGTGGTCTACTTCCTGTGGAACCTGCTCCTTATTGGTCCACGTGTGGCAGCAGTCGCCCTCTTTGCCTCAGCCTTCCCCTGCTTTATCACTGCCCACTTCCTGTCTTCCTGGATGGTTCTCTTTTTCTTCGCCTGGCGACTCAAGACAGACTTCATGGACAGCGCCGGTGGAGAATGGCTCTACCGGGCCACCATAGGACTCATCTGGTATTTCAGCTGGTTCAATGTGATAAAGGGGGACACCAGGTGCCAGAGCACCCTCTACCACACCTGGATAGGAGTGGATATTGGTATGCTTTGTGGTCTTTGGGTGTGGCAGATGAAGAAGAACCCTCCATATTTAGAACTGCCACTAGATCCCTATGTCATCCTTGGCATTATGATCTCATTCTACATTGTTGGGCTCGGTCTTAAGGTGATATACTACAAGTACAGTCACCCAAAGATCACACAGCTAAGAGAAGACGAGTGTTGCCTCGAGCCGGAGCCAAGGTCTGAGCCAGAGTATCTCACCTCAGATTGCCATGACGAAGTGGACTCTAGGCTTATGAGCCATAGAATGGGtcctacagaaccagtcaaaacctCATCAGGCCCTCCAGAACCGGTCATCAGAGTCAATAAGAGGATGAGGAACTTAGCTGATAACTTTTACTCCTGA